In Caloenas nicobarica isolate bCalNic1 chromosome 27, bCalNic1.hap1, whole genome shotgun sequence, one DNA window encodes the following:
- the NR2F6 gene encoding nuclear receptor subfamily 2 group F member 6, with product MAMVAGGWGEPNGGGGGGEEAASPAGGGSDAEHGEEERAGAPVDCVVCGDKSSGKHYGVFTCEGCKSFFKRSIRRNLSYTCRSNRDCQIDQHHRNQCQYCRLKKCFRVGMRKEAVQRGRIPPTHSSTSPTTMPSGEYFNGQPVSELISQLLRAEPYPAARYGSQYAQQGSVMGIDNICELAARLLFSTVEWARNIPFFPELPVSDQVALLRLSWSELFVLNAAQSALPLHMAPLLAAAGFHASPMSADRVVSFMDQIRIFQDQVEKLNRLQVDSAEYSCLKAIALFTPDACGLSDPAHVESLQEKAQVALTEYVRSQYPSQPQRFGRLLLRLPALRAVPAALISQLFFMRLVGKTPIETLIRDMLLSGSTFNWPYGTGQ from the exons ATGGCCATGGTGGCCGGGGGCTGGGGCGAGCCcaacggcggcggcggcggcggcgaggaGGCGGCGtccccggcgggcggcggcagcgACGCGGAGCACGGCGAGGAGGAGCGGGCCGGGGCGCCGGTGGACTGCGTGGTGTGCGGGGACAAGTCCAGCGGGAAGCACTACGGCGTCTTCACCTGCGAGGGCTGCAAGAGCTTCTTCAAGCGCAGCATCCGCAGGAACCTCAGCTACACCTGCAG GTCCAACCGCGACTGCCAGATCGACCAGCACCACCGCAACCAATGCCAGTACTGCCGCCTGAAGAAGTGCTTCCGCGTGGGGATGAGGAAGGAAG CCGTGCAGCGGGGCCGGATCCCCCCCACGCActccagcaccagccccaccaccatGCCCAGCGGCGAATATTTCAACGGGCAGCCGGTCTCGGAGCTCATCTCCCAGCTCCTGCGCGCCGAGCCCTACCCGGCCGCCCGCTACGGCTCGCAGTACGCGCAGCAGGGCAGCGTCATGGGCATCGACAACATCTGCGAGCTGGCCGCCCGCCTCCTCTTCAGCACGGTGGAATGGGCCCGCAACATCCCTTTTTTCCCCGAGCTGCCCGTCTCTGACCAAGTCGCCTTGCTCCGGCTCAGCTGGAGCGAGCTCTTCGTGCTCAACGCGGCGCAGTCGGCGCTGCCGCTGCACATGGCCCCGCTGCTGGCGGCCGCCGGCTTCCACGCCTCCCCCATGTCGGCCGACCGCGTCGTCTCCTTCATGGACCAGATCCGCATCTTCCAGGACCAGGTGGAGAAGCTCAACCGGCTCCAGGTGGACTCGGCCGAGTACAGCTGCCTCAAAGCCATCGCGCTCTTCACGCCGG ACGCCTGCGGCCTCTCGGACCCGGCGCACGTGGAGAGCTTGCAGGAGAAGGCGCAGGTGGCCCTGACCGAGTACGTGCGCTCGCAATACCCGTCGCAGCCCCAGCGCTTtgggcggctgctgctgcggctgccGGCGCTGCGGGCCGTGCCCGCCGCCCTCATCTCCCAGCTCTTCTTCATGCGGCTGGTGGGGAAAACCCCCATCGAAACGCTAATCAGGGACATGCTGCTGTCCGGGAGCACCTTCAACTGGCCCTACGGGACAGGGCAGTAG